AGCTTCCCGCTCAATTTATGAGTGCCTAGTTTTGGAGCAAATACATCTGCCTCCATTTGTTGAAGAGTTTCTTCAATGCGTTGCTGGAGGTCAGCATTTCGCTTCACAAACTTGCGGAATGCCCTTTTGAATTTTGGGGTCAAAACCAACGCTCTCATGCGTCTGGCTCTTGCAAAGAATGGCGTAATGCAGTAACCACATCCTCTGCTGACTGGGGTTGAAATTTGTCTGCATGGAAATCAGCCAAGGTTTGTTGAGCATCAGCAGCAATTTCTGCCCGACGACTTTCATGGTGGCGGTTTTGCAGAATTTTGATCAGCATTTCCTGCTGTTCGTAGGGTAATTGTAAAGCGGTTTCTAGCACTTGGTCGAGGGTATTCATCTGATTTGCCTATGACCTCTGAAATAGAAAAAGATTAAGAATTTAAGTAAATTGTATCGCTATCATTAAGTTCAAGGAAAATCTCAATCTTTACATTAAATTACAACTACGTTGCAACGCTTTTTGAAGTAAAGCTTGATACTCTTCATCCCTAATACCATAAGCGCCAAATCTTTCTAAATGGGGATTCATCATTTGAGCATCAAACAGTACAAATTGCTTTTGGCGTAATCTTTCCACCAACTTAACCATAGCTACCTTTGAGCCTTCAGTAATGCGGTAAAACATCGACTCACCAATGAACGCACCGCCAATTACCAGCCCTAAAATCCCCCCAGCCAGTTCATCACCCTGCCAAGTTTCAAAACTATAAGCGTAACCATTCTGGTAAAGTAACCAGTAAATCTCTTGTAATTCTCGTGAAATCCAAGTAGTTTCGCGATTAGCACATCCAGCCACCACACCCTGAAAGTCACGATTAATCGCCACAGTAAAACGCTCTTGATTGAGAACACGCTGTAACGACTTCGGGTAGTGAAATCGCTCATCCAAAGGAATTAAAGTGCGATCGCGACTTCCGTACCATCCCAGGCCTGTATGATCATCAGCCATGAGAAAATAACCTTGAGCATAACCCCGAATAATAGCAGCGACATCATATTGCATAATTCAGCAAAATCCCAAAACCCTGAGAAAAACATCCTCAGCGTACCTTTGCGTTTCCCTCAGCGTACCTTTGCGTTTAAAAAAAGATGACCGAAGCAATTCCACCCATCACCTTACCACCCTCCAACAACCCTGATCTAGAAGGACAATGGTTGCAAGACCGATTATTACGGTGGCTAGACACAGAATTTTTACCCGAAATAGTCAATCAAAAAATCGCCCAACGTGCGGCGCAAATATTTGTCCGACAACGCATGGAAGGAGAAAACGACCTGGGATCTCTAGTTATAGCCATTGTCACAGAGATGCAGGCATTTGATTTTTCTAAAAGTTTTTATGGAGAGTTTGCGATCGCCAACGCCGTCAGCGATCTACTCTTAGACAGTCTAGGCATAGACCGTTGCTGTGGAGAATAGCTTTGCTGTGGTCATTAGTTCTTTGTCCAAACTAATGACCAACGACTACCAGCTAGACTTAACCACGCCAGGTAAAAGACCTTGATGCGCCCATTCCCGTAGCACGTTCCGAGATAGCCCAAAGTCACTGTAGACACCTCTAGGACGACCAGTTACCCAGCAGCGATTGCGGTGACGAGTCGGCGCACTATTGCGGGGTAGCTGTTGAATTTTCCGGTGAACTTCCAACTTATCCAAGGGAGATACAGCGTTTTTGAATTCTTCCAACAGCGCTTCTCGCTTGTCAGCATACTTTTCTACTAACTTGGCGCGTTTTTTTTCGCGCTCAATCATACTCTTTTTTGCCATAAACTCTCTAACAGATTTAAAGACAGCATTTTCTATCTTACCGTGTCGCCATCAATTATAGGGATATTTTATTTCCCTTGTCCTGCTCACAATGTTTTCCCAGCCGTGGGGCATAAATCACTCAGATCACAAGCCTCACAGACAGGAGAACGAGCCTTACAAACAGCACGGCCGTGATAAATCAACCGAATTGACCAATTTTCCCAATCTGGTTGGGGTAACAACTTGATTAAATCTTTCTCAATCCGAATTGGATCAGGAAATTTAGTTAAACCCAAGCGTTGGCTCAAACGCTTAACGTGAGTATCTACCGTCACCCCAGCATTAATACCATAAGCATGAGCTAGAACGACATTGCCAGTTTTGCGCGCCACACCTGGAAGCAGCAACAATTGCTCCATTTGGTTGGGAACTACAGAGTCAAAATCGCTGACAATCATCCGACAAGCCCCTTGAATATTCTTCGCCTTATTGCGATAAAAACCCGTAGAACGCACCAAATTTTCTAACTCTTCTAAGTCAGCATTAGCTAAACTAGCCGCATCAGGAAACCGCTCAAATAAAGCTGGTGTGACTTTATTGACTCGCTCATCTGTACACTGGGCGGAGAGAATAGTTGCTACGAGCAATTGGACTGGCGTTGAGTAATTCAAAGAGCAAGTTGCATCTGGATAAAGACTCTGCAAACGGGCGAGAATTTCTAAAGCCCGTTGCTTCTGAGAGGACGATTTTCGGATCACACTCACTGGAATAATTTTTGCACCCAATCTAACTGAGAAGTTAACTGACTCGTTTCTTTGACAATCAGAAAAATGCCTAGTCCTAAAAGTAGCACTAAGCCAGTTTGCATCACACCTTCTT
This genomic interval from Nodularia sp. LEGE 06071 contains the following:
- the nth gene encoding endonuclease III, which produces MGAKIIPVSVIRKSSSQKQRALEILARLQSLYPDATCSLNYSTPVQLLVATILSAQCTDERVNKVTPALFERFPDAASLANADLEELENLVRSTGFYRNKAKNIQGACRMIVSDFDSVVPNQMEQLLLLPGVARKTGNVVLAHAYGINAGVTVDTHVKRLSQRLGLTKFPDPIRIEKDLIKLLPQPDWENWSIRLIYHGRAVCKARSPVCEACDLSDLCPTAGKTL
- the aat gene encoding leucyl/phenylalanyl-tRNA--protein transferase; this encodes MQYDVAAIIRGYAQGYFLMADDHTGLGWYGSRDRTLIPLDERFHYPKSLQRVLNQERFTVAINRDFQGVVAGCANRETTWISRELQEIYWLLYQNGYAYSFETWQGDELAGGILGLVIGGAFIGESMFYRITEGSKVAMVKLVERLRQKQFVLFDAQMMNPHLERFGAYGIRDEEYQALLQKALQRSCNLM
- a CDS encoding type II toxin-antitoxin system YafQ family toxin; its protein translation is MRALVLTPKFKRAFRKFVKRNADLQQRIEETLQQMEADVFAPKLGTHKLSGKLDAFQSCSCGYDCRIVFSIEQDTETNSEVIVLLDIGTHDEVY
- the rpsN gene encoding 30S ribosomal protein S14 — translated: MAKKSMIEREKKRAKLVEKYADKREALLEEFKNAVSPLDKLEVHRKIQQLPRNSAPTRHRNRCWVTGRPRGVYSDFGLSRNVLREWAHQGLLPGVVKSSW